The nucleotide sequence agcacccactagctaagccaACCACGAACCAGCGTTGTCCGTCTCCACACACTATgtctagaggttgaagaagagggagaacagagcatacacatacAGTACAAGATACCATCGTTGGCCGAAGTCATGTATGGGAGAtggtaaatctgaactctctttactgagttaccgtggtagtctatttatacaactctatctatcttgTCCTATTACAACGCACATactgcaacagtaactagataacatagcagggctgactctgcgccggcctctgcatgtggctacagtgctgcaggtgagccgttcgacgcctacacctgcagcggctacagtatcacagcagggggccttttcaaCGTCACCTTCTCCTTACTGTGTGTTCACAccaggaagcagtagattattaaGCTTGTCATAGCAGAGTAACAAGGCAAACCTCCAATCACATTGTGATAATAACTGTGTTAATAGTTTGGTGCTCTCCCACTAACCATTGTCTGACTACCATTTCTTCTCTGAAGCAGCAATAAACGAGGGGCATCAGCCAGATGATCCTTCAGACCATGGGGATTCAAGCGATAGTGGACCGATAGACGAACGGGAGATCGACTACGAGACACCGCCGGAATGAGATGCAGCGAGTTTTGACTTCCAAATCTCAGCTCACCGAGGAGGAAGTCAATGGTGGACATGAGCGATGGTAGTTCTTAGCCATGGGAAACTTGGTCAGGACGACCGAAAATAAGGGATATGAACTGCTCCGTGTTTTGTTTGCGCATGCTTTCTTCTGGAGATGTTATAGAAGCTGAGGCTCAACGTGATGGATGGGATAGACTAACTCAAACATTTTTTGCTGCCATAATCTGATGGGTTTCTTCTATTCTCTTGCTGCCTGTCAATTTGTTCTCTCTGAATTTTCGTCCTGACTGCATTTGCTTTGAACCCAGTTTGAATCTTCCATATCTAAATGTCTTATTACTGGCTGCATCTCTATCTCTACGAAATTTAGATAGTTTAGACTTCAGATAGTACAAAATTCAGAGGTTCAGAGAGTTTTAGGTAGTTGACATGCTCATCTGAACAATTTAGGCAATGGAcctttttgccaaaaaaaaatgaTGCTAATACTAACATCAAGGGAATACTTCTCAGTACAAGCTTGCTGTCCAAGTCTGATTATTGGGGTTAACCTGAAAAGGTTCAATGTAAGTTTGTAAAATTGTAGCATTGTATGTTTTGGTTGCAGCTGGGGTGCATCCAACTTTTAACTTGGACTAAAGTGGTTATTTGGATGCTCTTTTTATTAGTTTCGTTTGGTTTTCAGAAAACTGCATGATGTTGCAGTTCTGAAAATGCTGTGAGCTGAACTTAATTTTCATTTGTGCCTGTAAATTTTTTCTGTTCCAGTAATTTTTCTGTGACCATGTTGTTGTTGTTAGCATGCTATGAGCCTGAATATTTTTTCTGAACATGAAGCATATAGCTTCTATATATTCTTCTGAAAACTGATTGTCACTGCAAGTTGTGACTTGTCTGAAAATGACACTGTGCAAGCTGTGACTTGACTATGCAAACTGAATGTCAGTGTGATCTTATTTGCTTCCCTGCTTCCCAAACTTATTATTGTTGGTAAATATTTCACAATTGGCCTACATTGCCATTAGTCTATACTAATTAAGCCTTATGTATCCTTCATTTCAGATAATGTTAGACAGTTCAGTGCTGCAACATACATTCTCTGAATAGTTAGTTTCTTTACTGTCAATACCTCATTTAcccaaaattagattttctatcaATTCAATCAGATGCCTACTACATTTACAATTTTACTGAAATGATCAGATGGGGCTATAATTCTCAGAAATAATTCTCCAAAGTCCACATTAGAATTTGGAGAATTGTTACATACAGCTATGTCAGCACCTCTGCTGTGTGTGATCCGGCAACAGCAACGACTTCAGAGAAGCAACAGAGAAGCAGGCCGCCTCAGCCCAAGTTCAGAAACCCGCGCGTCTTTAGGAAGGCCTGGGTGAGCTGCTGACGTGGCGCTAAGGAAGGAAGAAGGCGTATTCTCTATGGGTGGAAGGCATATTTTTCAGTAGGCTACATTATATATCCATCTTCTTCTTGTATGTAGAAGGGGCATTCAGAATTGTAACAAACCTAGCTATACTCTCTCTTAAAGTTGGCCTCGTCTCGACTATCCTGTTCTTGCTACTCGTCCCGATTTCCTTCCGATCGCACATGATTGCTAACAAATTGGTACTTAGAGCCTAAACCCTGGAGCCCCACCGAAATCGATCATAACCATTTCACTGGATTCCGCAGGCAACTTGGCGCTCGCCATGGATCCCAACATGAAGATCATCCTCAAACAAATTCAAGGTGATGCGCGGGACCGTGTCAGAGCTGCAGACGGCGCTTACGACGCGCATCGACACGGTGGAGAACACCATCGGCGAGCGCTTCGGGGATCTGGAAGCTGCTGCCAAGGTTTTCAATGATCGGGTGCCATGGATGAATGCGACGGTCGACGAGCTTTGGTGCTTTGCGCAAGACGGTGAATCGAGTGGTTCTCGATTTTGGTGCAGCCACATTGGAACATCCGTCTGAACGCCCAGTTCCCTGCGCAGTGATTGGGCCAAACAAACAAGGCCTCTTCAACTCATTTGCTTGCTACGAATATTTCCCCACTCTCGTGGACTCCCTAACTCATCTACTTGCCGCGGACATGCCCCACTCCCGACCGCAGCGGCAGCTTTCACCATGATGTCCACTCGCAGCGGCCGCGTCCGCCGCGCCATCCTCCCGCCACGCCCGTGACGCACCGTCCACTGGCCCCACTCTATCGCGACCATCCCTGTCGCGCCTCGTCTCGTGCCGTGGCTCCATCCCGCACTGTGTGGGGCGTCCCCTGCCACGCCCCTGTCCACCTCAGCTGTCGCAGCTACGGAGTGCACCATGCCACTAGGAGGAGGTTGGTGGCCGTTGCTCTCGACGTTCCCATGACCCGAACTTGCTGACTACCGTAGTTCCACACCAAGTAGgacgtggccgccgccgccgttctatgtttcaagtgtttcaggcattTCAAActttgtgtttcaagtgtttcatctggatgttttggAAGTATATTTGCgatattgcatatgttggaatgacaatatatgcatgttgcaagcctatgtttcaagtgtttaaggtgtttcaaacatatgtttcaagtgtttatctagatgttgcatatatttgctATGGCTCTATATGCATGTTTTaagtgtgtttcaagtgtttagaatgttttagacttatgttgcaagtgtttcatctgaatgttgcaaaagtagatctcgatgttgcatatgttgctatggctatacatgcatgtttcaagcgtatatttgaaatatttcatctgtttcacacatatgttgtgtTTCACCttaatgttttaaaagtagatctagGAGAGCATATGTTTCAAAGACGTCGGTGGCTGGCGGACAGCTACCTGCTGGTGTTGGGGGGACGCCGCCTGTGGCCAGCAGACGCCTCCACGCCATGCATCCGCAGGACGGACCCATGTGGGGCCTGGGAATAGGTGCGGGTGCAGGATGGGCTGCTGGGACGCGGGATGGGCGCGGGGGCACGGTACGATGTTCGAAAGCGGGAAAGCGGGCGCTAGATGGGATGCAGACTCGGGTGGTGGGATGCGGTGCGAGATAACGTGCGGGAGCTGCATCCGGACGCGCCATCCATCCGAACATTCGGGTGCTAGTCCTTCCGTTTCTAGGCCGGAGACGGCTGAGGCAACACCTGCAGGCGATCTAGCCGCCAGCCTGTACGGGCACCGCGTCAAATTGAGCAACCGGGGGGTTTCAGTTCCAAACTCGGCTTCCGGTCAAGGGTACGTGCAGCAGGTCCCAACCCAATTCCCACCCCTGCGTCATGCTTCCTTCCATTGCAAACTAGTCCATCCCCATGAATGGGAATAATAATCTTGCTTGACCACATGTGTCACCAGTGGTGGACCTAGTGGGTGGTCAGGGTGGTCCACCGACCACCATGTGGGCCATCCGTCAAtccagtggcggacccaggattttTGCATAGGGTATGCGCCGCAAAAAAAATTCTTATACAATTCGGTAAACCATTTATAATTCGGTAAAACCATATTATAATTCGGTAAAACGACGTCAAATCTTAATATAAATTGTTCAAATGAAATACAAATACtttgaaatataacaatatgagACTTACAATATTACTTGTTTATCCGCTGCTTTCTCAATGACATGAATGTctccattatatcatcttcattAACTTGGaagaaaatatcccgctcaataaatgtgactagacaatcatccaAAACAGTATCACCTATCTTATTCCTTGACTTTGTTTTCCCTATAACCAatgcagaaaataccctttcaacactcGCAGTTGCCACTGGTAAAAGCAATATCAATTTGAGAAGCAAGTACACCATATCATACACTTTGTgcctctttgtttcaacaagcttaactgagagatcaataatgttgtctagaccttggaagctagcatcttgtcgcatgtcatcaatataattatcaaGTTGCAATTCAAGTTTTAACAAATCATTGTTGGAGAAGTCCTTAGGATAAAATTCAGCCAATCTACGTACCTTCTGTGCATCAAAAGAAGCAAAGGAGTTGGAAGGACTGAAGGCTGACATACAAGAGAGTAGCTCCATATTGATCTCATCAAACCGATTATCAAGCTCTTGATTaatttgatcaatgacaccaatgTATACTTCGGAAATGAtcatcatttgtttggtttcgGGCACGAGCATACCATGCTAATTTTCCATAAGGCACATAAGCACCATCCATAGCAGgaacttcaacaccatgtttaatacaaaaagaagtgacctTCTGAAGAAAATTATCCCAACCATTAGACCTCAACTCCTGCATTTTGCtctttgccacattaacaagtgagattgcattaagaatatcttgaTCTCTTCTCTGCAAGCACTCAGATAACTCATTTGTATATCCAAGAATAACATACATTAAGTGcacaaagaaaacaaactcaaaggtTTCAAATGCTCCAAGCACAAAATGTATCTTTGTCCAATCTTCCTTATATGCATTATcagcaccaagttcaatgagcACATCATGAATTGAGGAATATATAGTTATGATGCTACATGACACTCGGTGGGGCTCTCGTTACAAAACTATATGTAGCATCATAACTATATATTCCTCAATTCATGATGTgctcattgaacttggtgctgATAATGCATATAAGGAAGATTGGACAAAGATACATTTTGTGCTTGGAGCATTTGAAacctttgagtttgttttctttgtgCACTTAATGTATGTTATTCTTGGATATACAAATGAGTTATCCGAGTGCTTGCAGAGAAGGGAtcaagatattcttaatgcaatctcacttgttaatgtggcaaagaGCAAAATGCAGGAGTTGAGGTCTAATGGTTGGGATAATTTTCTTCAGAaggtcacttctttttgtattaaacatggtgttgaagttcCTGCTATGGATGGTGCTTATGTGCCTTATGGAAAATCAGCACGGTATGCTCATGCCcgaaaccaaacaaatgatgaTCATTTCCGAAGTATAcattggtgtcattgatcaaattAATCAAGAGCTTGATAATCGGTTTGATGAGATCAATATGGAGCTACTCTCTTGTATGTCAGCCTTCAGTCCTTCCAACTCCTTTGCTTCTTTTGATGCACAGAAGGTACGTAGATTGGCTGAATTTTATCCTAAGGACTTCTCCAACAATGATTTGTTAAAACTTGAATTGCAACttgataattatattgatgacatgcgacaagatgctagcttccaaggtctagacaatattgttgatctctcagttaagcttgttgaaacaaagaggcACAAAGTGTATGATATGGTGTACTTGCTTCTCAAATTGATATTGCTTTTACCAGTGGCAACTGCgagtgttgaaagggtattttctgcatTGGTTATAGTGAAAACAAAGTCAAGGAATAAGATAGGTGATACTGTTTtggatgattgtctagtcacatttattgagcgggatattttcttCCAAGTTaatgaagatgatataatggagACATTCATGTCATTGAGAAAGCGGCGGATAAACAAGTAATATTGTAAGTctcatattgttatatttcgaaGTATTTGTATTTCATTTGAACAATTTATATTAAGATTTGACGTCGTTTTACCGAATTATAATATGGTTTTACCGAATTATAAATGGTTTACCAAATTgtataagaatttttttttgcggCGCATACCCTATGCAaaaatcctgggtccgccactgtgTGTCACTCGTCCTTAAGGACGGCGCTggattcttcttttccttttttcctaGTTAATTTAATTATTTAATTGTTTCACTTATTATGAAAATTAAGGGCTATAATGCATTCAAACTCCTACCTTTAAAAGTTATTAATGAATGGAGGTCTACGTCTGTCGGAGACAAGGAGAGGGGACCCATCCTTTTTCCTGTTGTTTATTTCTAATTGCTTAGGGTTTAGTCCAAATAAATTTTCTAGCGAAATAAAATGATTTTCGGTCGGGATCATGTTTCCTACGATGACTTCGGTGATTGCCATGATGAGATCACCGTTGCAGGCGTCGATTTTATCAAAAGGCGGCCAGTTTGTGGTCTTTATCTGCAAGGGGAGGGATGCTTTTGGGCGCTCCCAACGAGGCCAGCTGCTTCgggtcatcaatctcatcatTGATGGCCGCGGAGAGGAAATCATGATTTAGAGGTGATGCATCTACATCCTATATTGTATCCAACAATGCAATTGTTGATATTCTTCCATCGTTTCATATACATTTTGGATTGGTTCTGAAGCGTTggatcttctgacatgtctaatGCTTTAGGGTTGGTCATTGGATTAAGCTAAGGGCTGCACTTTGACTCTGGTGTTTAAGGAAAGCCATTGGGGAAGAATACAATGGAAGAATCTAGAAAGAACATTATGTGTTTTTTTTATTCTAGATTTTTTCATGTGTAATTTAGGGATGTTGTGCCAGGTTTTAATATAATCCTCCTTACCTTCGAAAAAACATGACACCACAAACTGCCATGCATGGTACTGGTACTTGTCGATCGAGAATATGGCGGTAGTGGTACTTGTCGACCGAGAATATGGTGGGGGTTGAGCTGGGCGTCTCGCATACCCACCTTCTTCTTCTGGTAATACTTGTATCCGTGCATCTATCCCNNNNNNNNNNNNNNNNNNNNNNNNNNNNNNNNNNNNNNNNNNNNNNNNNNNNNNNNNNNNNNNNNNNNNNNNNNNNNNNNNNNNNNNNNNNNNNNNNNNNNNNNNNNNNNNNNNNNNNNNNNNNNNNNNNNNNNNNNNNNNNNNNNNNNNNNNNNNNNNNNNNNNNNNNNNNNNNNNNNNNNNNNNNNNNNNNNNNNNNNNNNNNNNNNNNNNNNNNNNNNNNNNNNNNNNNNNNNNNNNNNNNNNNNNNNNNNNNNNNNNNNNNNNNNNNNNNNNNNNNNNNNNNNNNNNNNNNNNNNNNNNNNNNNNNNNNNNNNNNNNNNNNNNNNNNNNNNNNNNNNNNNNNNNNNNNNNNNNNNNNNNNNNNNNNNNNNNNNNNNNNNNNNNNNNNNNNNNNNNNNNNNNNNNNNNNNNNNNNNNNNNNNNNNNNNNNNNNNNNNNNNNNNNNNNNNNNNNNNNNNNNNNNNNNNNNNNNNNNNNNNNNNNNNNNNNNNNNNNNNNNNNNNNNNNNNNNNNNNNNNNNNNNNNNNNNNNNNNNNNNNNNNNNNNNNNNNNNNNNNNNNNNNNNNNNNNNNNNNNNNNNNNNNNNNNNNNNNNNNNNNNNNNNNNNNNNNNNNNNNNNNNNNNNNNNNNNNNNNNNNNNNNNNNNNNNNNNNNNNNNNNNNNNNNNNNNNNNNNNNNNNNNNNNNNNNNNNNNNNNNNNNNNNNNNNNNNNNNNNNNNNNNNNNNNNNNNNNNNNNNNNNNNNNNNNNNNNNNNNNNNNNNNNNNNNNNNNNNNNNNNNNNNNNNNNNNNNNNNNNNNNNNNNNNNNNNNNNNNNNNNNNNNNNNNNNNNNNNNNNNNNNNNNNNNNNNNNNNNNNNNNNNNNNNNNNNNNNNNNNNNNNNNNNNNNNNNNNNNNNNNNNNNNNNNNNNNNNNNNNNNNNNNNNNNNNNNNNNNNNNNNNNNNNNNNNNNNNNNNNNNNNNNNNNNNNNNNNNNNNNNNNNNNNNNNNNNNNNNNNNNNNNNNNNNNNNNNNNNNNNNNNNNNNNNNNNNNNNNNNNNNNNNNNNNNNNNNNNNNNNNNNNNNNNNNNNNNNNNNNNNNNNNNNNNNNNNNNNNNNNNNNNNNNNNNNNNNNNNNNNNNNNNNNNNNNNNNNNNNNNNNNNNNNNNNNNNNNNNNNNNNNNNNNNNNNNNNNNNNNNNNNNNNNNNNNNNNNNNNNNNNNNNNNNNNNNNNNNNNNNNNNNNNNNNNNNNNNNNNNNNNNNNNNNNNNNNNNNNNNNNNNNNNNNNNNNNNNNNNNNNNNNNNNNNNNNNNNNNNNNNNNNNNNNNNNNNNNNNNNNNNNNNNNNNNNNNNNNNNNNNNNNNNNNNNNNNNNNNNNNNNNNNNNNNNNNNNNNNNNNNNNNNNNNNNNNNNNNNNNNNNNNNNNNNNNNNNNNNNNNNNNNNNNNNNNNNNNNNNNNNNNNNNNNNNNNNNNNNNNNNNNNNNNNNNNNNNNNNNNNNNNNNNNNNNNNNNNNNNNNNNNNNNNNNNNNNNNNNNNNNNNNNNNNNNNNNNNNNNNNNNNNNNNNNNNNNNNNNNNNNNNNNNNNNNNNNNNNNNNNNNNNNNNNNNNNNNNNNNNNNNNNNNNNNNNNNNNNNNNNNNNNNNNNNNNNNNNNNNNNNNNNNNNNNNNNNNNNNNNNNNNNNNNNNNNNNNNNNNNNNNNNNNNNNNNNNNNNNNNNNNNNNNNNNNNNNNNNNNNNNNNNNNNNNNNNNNNNNNNNNNNNNNNNNNNNNNNNNNNNNNNNNNNNNNNNNNNNNNNNNNNNNNNNNNNNNNNNNNNNNNNNNNNNNNNNNNNNNNNNNNNNNNNNNNNNNNNNNNNNNNNNNNNNNNNNNNNNNNNNNNNNNNNNNNNNNNNNNNNNNNNNNNNNNNNNNNNNNNNNNNNNNNNNNNNNNNNNNNNNNNNNNNNNNNNNNNNNNNNNNNNNNNNNNNNNNNNNNNNNNNNNNNNNNNNNNNNNNNNNNNNNNNNNNNNNNNNNNNNNNNNNNNNNNNNNNNNNNNNNNNNNNNNNNNNNNNNNNNNNNNNNNNNNNNNNNNNNNNNNNNNNNNNNNNNNNNNNNNNNNNNNNNNNNNNNNNNNNNNNNNNNNNNNNNNNNNNNNNNNNNNNNNNNNNNNNNNNNNNNNNNNNNNNNNNNNNNNNNNNNNNNNNNNNNNNNNNNNNNNNNNNNNNNNNNNNNNNNNNNNNNNNNNNNNNNNNNNNNNNNNNNNNNNNNNNNNNNNNNNNNNNNNNNNNNNNNNNNNNNNNNNNNNNNNNNNNNNNNNNNNNNNNNNNNNNNNNNNNNNNNNNNNNNNNNNNNNNNNNNNNNNNNNNNNNNNNNNNNNNNNNNNNNNNNNNNNNNNNNNNNNNNNNNNNNNNNNNNNNNNNNNNNNNNNNNNNNNNNNNNNNNNNNNNNNNNNNNNNNNNNNNNNNNNNNNNNNNNNNNNNNNNNNNNNNNNNNNNNNNNNNNNNNNNNNNNNNNNNNNNNNNNNNNNNNNNNNNNNNNNNNNNNNNNNNNNNNNNNNNNNNNNNNNNNNNNNNNNNNNNNNNNNNNNNNNNNNNNNNNNNNNNNNNNNNNNNNNNNNNNNNNNNNNNNNNNNNNNNNNNNNNNNNNNNNNNNNNNNNNNNNNNNNNNNNNNNNNNNNNNNNNNNNNNNNNNNNNNNNNNNNNNNNNNNNNNNNNNNNNNNNNNNNNNNNNNNNNNNNNNNNNNNNNNNNNNNNNNNNNNNNNNNNNNNNNNNNNNNNNNNNNNNNNNNNNNNNNNNNNNNNNNNNNNNNNNNNNNNNNNNNNNNNNNNNNNNNNNNNNNNNNNNNNNNNNNNNNNNNNNNNNNNNNNNNNNNNNNNNNNNNNNNNNNNNNNNNNNNNNNNNNNNNNNNNNNNNNNNNNNNNNNNNNNNNNNNNNNNNNNNNNNNNNNNNNNNNNNNNNNNNNNNNNNNNNNNNNNNNNNNNNNNNNNNNNNNNNNNNNNNNNNNNNNNNNNNNNNNNNNNNNNNNNNNNNNNNNNNNNNNNNNNNNNNNNNNNNNNNNNNNNNNNNNNNNNNNNNNNNNNNNNNNNNNNNNNNNNNNNNNNNNNNNNNNNNNNNNNNNNNNNNNNNNNNNNNNNNNNNNNNNNNNNNNNNNNNNNNNNNNNNNNNNNNNNNNNNNNNNNNNNNNNNNNNNNNNNNNNNNNNNNNNNNNNNNNNNNNNNNNNNNNNNNNNNNNNNNNNNNNNNNNNNNNNNNNNNNNNNNNNNNNNNNNNNNNNNNNNNNNNNNNNNNNNNNNNNNNNNNNNNNNNNNNNNNNNNNNNNNNNNNNNNNNNNNNNNNNNNNNNNNNNNNNNNNNNNNNNNNNNNNNNNNNNNNNNNNNNNNNNNNNNNNNNNNNNNNNNNNNNNNNNNNNNNNNNNNNNNNNNNNNNNNNNNNNNNNNNNNNNNNNNNNNNNNNNNNNNNNNNNNNNNNNNNNNNNNNNNNNNNNNNNNNNNNNNNNNNNNNNNNNNNNNNNNNNNNNNNNNNNNNNNNNNNNNNNNNNNNNNNNNNNNNNNNNNNNNNNNNNNNNNNNNNNNNNNNNNNNNNNNNNNNNNNNNNNNNNNNNNNNNNNNNNNNNNNNNNNNNNNNNNNNNNNNNNNNNNNNNNNNNNNNNNNNNNNNNNNNNNNNNNNNNNNNNNNNNNNNNNNNNNNNNNNNNNNNNNNNNNNNNNNNNNNNNNNNNNNNNNNNNNNNNNNNNNNNNNNNNNNNNNNNNNNNNNNNNNNNNNNNNNNNNNNNNNNNNNNNNNNNNNNNNNNNNNNNNNNNNNNNNNNNNNNNNNNNNNNNNNNNNNNNNNNNNNNNNNNNNNNNNNNNNNNNNNNNNNNNNNNNNNNNNNNNNNNNNNNNNNNNNNNNNNNNNNNNNNNNNNNNNNNNNNNNNNNNNNNNNNNNNNNNNNNNNNNNNNNNNNNNNNNNNNNNNNNNNNNNNNNNNNNNNNNNNNNNNNNNNNNNNNNNNNNNNNNNNNNNNNNNNNNNNNNNNNNNNNNNNNNNNNNNNNNNNNNNNNNNNNNNNNNNNNNNNNNNNNNNNNNNNNNNNNNNNNNNNNNNNNNNNNNNNNNNNNNNNNNNNNNNNNNNNNNNNNNNNNNNNNNNNNNNNNNNNNNNNNNNNNNNNNNNNNNNNNNNNNNNNNNNNNNNNNNNNNNNNNNNNNNNNNNNNNNNNNNNNNNNNNNNNNNNNNNNNNNNNNNNNNNNNNNNNNNNNNNNNNNNNNNNNNNNNNNNNNNNNNNNNNNNNNNNNNNNNNNNNNNNNNNNNNNNNNNNNNNNNNNNNNNNNNNNNNNNNNNNNNNNNNNNNNNNNNNNNNNNNNNNNNNNNNNNNNNNNNNNNNNNNNNNNNNNNNNNNNNNNNNNNNNNNNNNNNNNNNNNNNNNNNNNNNNNNNNNNNNNNNNNNNNNNNNNNNNNNNNNNNNNNNNNNNNNNNNNNNNNNNNNNNNNNNNNNNNNNNNNNNNNNNNNNNNNNNNNNNNNNNNNNNNNNNNNNNNNNNNNNNNNNNNNNNNNNNNNNNNNNNNNNNNNNNNNNNNNNNNNNNNNNNNNNNNNNNNNNNN is from Miscanthus floridulus cultivar M001 chromosome 7, ASM1932011v1, whole genome shotgun sequence and encodes:
- the LOC136465231 gene encoding uncharacterized protein → MYVILGYTNELSECLQRRDQDILNAISLVNVAKSKMQELRSNGWDNFLQKVTSFCIKHGVEVPAMDGAYVPYGKLAWYARARNQTNDDHFRTFSPSNSFASFDAQKVRRLAEFYPKDFSNNDLLKLELQLDNYIDDMRQDASFQGLDNIIDLSVKLVETKRHKVYDMVYLLLKLILLLPVATASVERVFSALVIGKTKSRNKIGDTVLDDCLVTFIERDIFFQVNEDDIMETFMSLRKQRINK
- the LOC136465232 gene encoding uncharacterized protein, which codes for MYVILGYTNELSECLQRRDQDILNAISLVNVAKSKMQELRSNGWDNFLQKVTSFCIKHGVEVPAMDGAYVPYGKSARYAHARNQTNDDHFRTFSPSNSFASFDAQKVRRLAEFYPKDFSNNDLLKLELQLDNYIDDMRQDASFQGLDNIVDLSVKLVETKRHKVYDMVYLLLKLILLLPVATASVERVFSALVIVKTKSRNKIGDTVLDDCLVTFIERDIFFQVNEDDIMETFMSLRKRRINK